A region of the Ranitomeya variabilis isolate aRanVar5 chromosome 5, aRanVar5.hap1, whole genome shotgun sequence genome:
GTCCTGAGTACCGTTGCTGGCCGGATGTGATCAGTCCTGAGTACCGTTGCTGGCTGGATGTGATCAGTCCTGAGTACCGTTGCTGGCTGGATGTGATCAGATCCTGAGTGCTGTTGCTGGTCAGATGTGATCAGTCCTGATGCTGGCCAGATGTGATCAGTCCTGATGCTGGCCAGATGTGGTCAGTCCCAAGACTCAATGCTGGCCAGATGTGATCAGTCCTGAGTCCCGATTCGGGCCAGATGTGATTGGTCTCGAGCACCGATGGCAACCAGATGTGATTAGTCCCGAGTCCTGATGCTGGCCAGATGTGATCAGTCCTGATGCTGGCCAGATGTGGTCAGTCCCAAAACTCAATGCTGGCCAGATGTGATCAGTCCTGAGTCCCGATTCTGGCCAGATGTGATCGGTCTCGAGCACCGATGGCAACCAGATGTGATTAGTCCCGAGTCCTGATGCTGGCCGGATGTGATCAGTCCTGATGTTGGTCGGATCTGATCATTCCCGAGTACCAATGCTGTCAAGAAGAGATCAGTCCTGAGTGCCGATGTGATTAGTCCTGAGTCCTGATGCTGTGTGGATGTGATCATTCACAAGTACCAATGCTGTAAAGAAGTGATCAGTCCTGAGTACCGTTGCTGGCCGGATGTGATCAGGTCCTGAGTCCTGAAGCTAGCTGGACGTGATCAGTCCTGAGTACCGATGCTGGCCAGATTTGGTCAGGTCCTGATGCCGATGCTGGCCAGATTTGAACAGTTGTAGAGCAGAATACTACAGTTCAGTCAACTGTATGGTGGCCATAGCGGGGGACTGCAGATCTACACCTATTCATTCGAAAAGGGTGAATGTTCAGTACCCCAGgaccgggaacagctgatcggtggtggGTGCCAAATGTCGTACCCCcatgatctggtattgatgacctatcctaaggataggctatcAGCATAAAAGTACTGGACAAACCTTTTAATGAGGTTTTCCATTTGAAAAAAAGTGCGGCTCAAACAATGACATACTATATACAGATAGTACACGACCTCCACCGGTCCAGCGCCGGCTCTCCACCACTACTCCGGTCTCTGTGTATTGGCATCATGATGACTACAGAGCGTATCACCATTGCAGCTAATCATTGCGCTCCGTGGTTGAGCCGTTGACACCAGCAGAGCCGCCGAGCTCAGTGTTTGGCTCCAGTGGTGATATATGTGCCGTACTCATGGCGTCACTACCGCAGCtcattttcatttaaaaaaaaaatgcagggttTGTAAAAACAAAGAAACTTTGCAATTTAGCACATATTGAAAGTTCTATTTCTTCTGAAAAAataggatattttttattttaaaatggtaaagctcgttgcctaggttaccggccaccttgGCAGGGTATCAGAGATGGctggtctcctaggcaaggagtgcaTGCTTGTCATCGCTTAGCTATATAGCTTGTGAGAGCAGCTCTGCAGCCAGCCGGATCGCTGGGACCCCTTATCAACACATGACGTACTGGTATGTCGTATGCcggctccctgactttgatgtgggcttgcaTGCTGAACCtacatctttcctggcagatgatggctgtgatattcagccatcatctgcttctaacagatccacccatggctgttaacctcaatctctgacagtggcatttaccatTCACCGATAAGGGGCACGTCATTCCACACGCTCATCGGCACACCCATGACGTGATCGCATGGCATTAATGAGTTgctatgacagccgggggtctgacGAAGACCCCTGTGTCTGTCAATACGATCCTCCTGTAGAAGCCAACCTGTAGATGGCGTTCATAGGAAATCGTGATTTTCGCTATACATAACAGTGCTGCTGCTCTGctatatatagcacaagcgatcagacgatcgcagATTCAAGTCCCTAAAGGGGACTAttaaattcagtaaaaaaaaaataaaaaaaaaatttaaaaaataaatgaaaaaaaaatgcaaaagtcacACCCCattcaaaaatacacatatttggtatcgctgagttcataAAAGTCAGATATGTTAAAGTATAAAATAAATTAGACCAATCAgtgacgagaaaaaaaaaaaagaaaaaaatcacaatTGTGTTTTTTCAGCGGCtgcaacaacacacaaaaaaaaaagtaattgcgggcaatcaaaacatcgtatctaccccaaagtgATGCCAATAAAAACAtcgaatcagggctaaaaaaacaaGCCCCATATGTCTATGTGGATGGAAGAATGAAAAAAAAGAGTTATTGCTCCTGAAATGAGGAGAGGAAAAAGTtaaagtgcaaaaatggaaaaatCGCCCAGATGGGAAGGAGTTAGGCCAAATCATCCTCACCTAGTTCTTCAGCCAGTCTCCGTCCGTCTTCTGCAGGGATGACCCGATCATCTTCCAGGTCGCACTTGTTTCCTACCAGCAGGACCTGCGCGTTGTCCCACGAGTACGTCTTGATCTGGGTTGCCCTGTAGAGAAGAAGGGGAGAAATGATGACGGACATCCGTATAGGGTTTACTGTATCTTAATAAGCCCCTCAAGTAATGGcgagttgttgttgttgttttttatcccCTTATTATGAAGGCCAagcgttttttatttttcttctggattaggttttttttttattatttgttatttttaatgctgggatatttttatttttttatatcttaTGTACTTTTCATTGTTATCATTTTATGGAGGGAACATAAAAAATTAATTCAGTCAATTTTTTAAGTTTACTTTCATGTCATTCATGATGAGAGATGTAGGAGGCGTCAGCCACGTCGATCAAAGATGGTGAGCCGGCGactgcggggtcacaggaggcgccGAGCACAGACCACCCATCAGACCCCATACACACTGGGGGAGTTTGAGGAGATCTTGGTATTTATGAACAGGATACTGGAGTGATCTTCAAGATGACTTAAAGGTGGTGGAATTAGTTTATTGAGGGAGAACCTGATGATACGTCCGTCCACTTGTCCCTGAGGGAGAACCTGATGATGCGTCCGTCCACTTGTCCCTGAGGGAGAATCTGATGACACGTCCGTCCACTTGTCCCTGAGGGAGAACCTGATGACGCGTCCGTCCACTTGTTCCTGAGGGAGAACCTGATGACGCGTCCGTCCACTTGTCCCTGAGGGAGAACCTGATGACGCGTCCGTCCACTTGTCCCTGAGGGAGAATCTGATGACACGTCCGTCCACTTGTCCCTGAGGGAGAACCTGATGACGCGTCCGTCCACTTGTTCCTGAGGGAGAACCTGATGACGCGTCCGTCCACTTGACCCTGAGGGAGAACGTGATGACGCGTCCGTCCACTTGTCCCTGAGGGAGAACCTGATGAGACGTCCGTCCACTTGTCCCTGAGGGAGAACCTGATGACGCGTCCGTCCACTTGTCCCTGAGGGAGAACCTGATGATGCGTCCATCCACTTGTCCCTGAGGGAGAACCTGATGACGCGTCCGTCCACTTGTCCCTGAGGGAGAACCTGATGATGCGTCCGTCCACTTGTCCCTGAGGGAGAACCTGATGACGCGTCCGTCCGCTTGTTCCTGAGGGAGAACCTGATGACGCGTCCGTCCACTTGTCCCTGAGGGAGAACCTGATGACGCGTCCATCCACTTGTCCCTGAGGGAGAACCTGATGACGCGTCCGTCCGCTTGTTCCTGAGGGATAACCTGATGACGCGTCCGTCCACTTGTCCCTGAGGGAGAACCTGATGATGCGTCCGTCCACTTGTTCCTGAGGGAGAACCTGATGACGCGTCCGTCCACTTGTCCCTGAGGGAGAACCTGATGACGCGTCCGTCCACTTGTCCCTGAGGGAAAACCTGATGACGCGTCCGTCCACTTGTCCCTGAGGGAAAACCTGATGACGCGTCAGTCCACTTGTCCCTGAGGGAGAACCTAATGACGCGTCCGTCCACTTGTCCCTGAGGGAGAACCTGATGACGCGTCCGTCCACTTGTCCCTGAGGGAGAACCTGATGACGCGTCCATCCACTTGTCCCTGAGGGAGAACCTGATGACGCGTCCGTCCACTTGTCCCTGAGGGAGAACCTGATGATGCGTCCGTCCACTTGTCCCTGAGGGAGAACCTGATGATGCGTCCGTCCACTTGTCCCTGAGGGAGAACCTGATGATGCGTCCGTCCACTTGTTCCTGAGGGAGAACCTGATGACGCGTCCGTCCACTTGTCCCTGAGGGAGAACCTGATGACGCGTCCGTCCACTTGTCCCTGAGGGAGAACCTGATGACGCGTCCGTCCACTTGTCCCTGAGGGAGAACCTGATGACGCGTCAGTCCACTTGTCCCTGAGGGAGAACCTGATGACGCGTCCGTCCACTTGTCCCTGAGGGAGAACCTGATGACGCGTCCGTCCACTTGTCCCTGAGGGAAAACCTGATGACACGTCAGTCCACTTGTCCCTGAGGGAGAACCTGATGAAGCGTCTGTCCACTTGTCCCTGAGGGAGAACCTGCTGACGCGTCCGTCCACTTGTCCCTGAGGGAGAACCTGATGATGGCAGATCTGGAACCATGACAAGTAGCTGATATTCCCAACTCTTACTGTGTCCACATCCCAGGTAATTGTGAGATCCCCGTGACGCTGTCCTCCTCCTCAGGCTGTTTGCTCTCACCGTGGAGCCAGCACTTCCCTCTCCGTTCACTCCTTCGGGCATAGTCATTCTGACTTCTTAAAGAGCAAGTTCACCCTCAAGCCCATATCGTTCATCCTTGGATGGCCCTCAGGCCCTATTCCCGGGCACCAGTAATATAAAAGGCACATAATAGATATCTTACAGATCTTTTCATAGTCTATGTAGATAGATTACTTTACTTATTTTGTATTAaacactgtattatactccagagctgcattcacacttCTGCAGCGCTCAAATCTTTCTAGTTCCGTATCTGTATTAAGTTCAGTAACACTTTCCGCAGTATTATAGGAACTCAATTCAAGGTTGTTGAGGAGTTCCAATTACAAGCAGCTgaattgtgaatacagctctggagtacaatatagCATAGGCTTGAAAAACCTTGTCCTCCCATCAATCCCTTGATTTTTTACTCAGTTCCAGTGTTGGGGTTATTTGCTCACCAGTCCTGCACGGCGTTGAATGAGTCCATGTTTGAGATGTCGTACATGAGCAGGAATCCCATGGCTCCTCTGTAGTATGCAGTGGTGATAGTGCGGTATCGCTCCTGTCCGGCCGTGTCCTGTGCACACAACACAAAGACTGTCAGCACAGGAGAAGGCGCTGCCACAATCACAACTACCTCCAGGGAAACACCCACAATAATGCACAAATTCATCATGTCTGATCGGTCTGTCATTGTCAGGGGACATAGCGTCAGGCGGCCCCCCACATCAGCTGCTTGCAGTTGTTCGGCCACAACTGGTGGGAGCAGCCGGATTTTATCTAGTATATATAGTTAATTGCCTTTAGGactcactcaggatcagtaatgtaatgtatgtacacagtgactgcaccagcagaatagtgagtgcagctctggagtataatacaggatgtaactcaggatcagtaatgtaatgtatgtacacagtgactgcaccagcagaatagtgagtgcagctctggggtataatacaggatgtaactcaggatcagtaatgtaatgtatgtacacagtgactgcaccagcagaatagtgagtgcagctctggggtataatacaggatttaactcaggatcagtaatgtaatgtatgtacacagtgactgcaccagcagaatagtgagtgcagctctggggtataatacaggatttaactcaggatcagtaatgtaatgtatgtacacagtgactgcaccagcagaatagtgagtgcagctctggggtataatacaggatgtaactcaggatcagtaatgcaatgtatgtacacagtgactgcaccagcagaatagtgagtgcagctctggggtataatacaggatgtaactcagaatcagaacaggatcagtaatgtaatgtatgtacaaagtgactgcaccagcagaatagtgaatgcagctctggggtataatacatgatgtaactcaggatcagtacaggacaagtaatgtaatgtatgtacacagtgactgcaccagcagaatagtgagtgcagctctggagtataatacaggatgtaactcaggatcagtaatgtatgtacacagtgactgcaccagcagaatagtgagtgcagctgtggtgtataatacaggatgtaactcaggatcagtaatgtaatgtatgtacacagtgactgcaccagcagaatagtgagtgcagctctggggtataatacaggatgtaactcaggatcagtaatgtaatgtatgtacacagtgactgcaccagcagaatagtgagtgcagctctggggtataatacaggatgtaactcgggatcagtacaggacaagtaatgtaatgtatgtacacagtgactgcaccagcagaatagtgagtgcagctctggggtgtaataaaggatgtaactcaggatcagtaatgtaatgtaacacagtgagtgcaccagcagaatagtgagtgcagctctggggtataatacaggatgtaactcaggatcagtaatgtaatgtatgtacacagtgagtgcaccagcagaatagtgagtgcagctctggagtataatacaggatcagtaatatatatTCACAGTCAATGTTTTCTGAGCAATAATCTGATATGTAACTTGTAGCACATTGTGTAAAGGATGGTTTATCTTTTAGccgctcagtgagggccaggatgaGACCCTGCACATACCCCTGAATATACGATACATGTGCGGCCCCTGCCAGTAGATATACATTTGCTTACAATCATGTAACGTTGTTGCTGAAGGCTGCGGCCCGTTCACTTGTCACATAGAGAATATTTAGGTATTTCTTACCCAGATTTGCAGCTTTACCCTCTTCTCATTCCTGTACACGGTCTTCACCTTAAAGTCTATCCCCACGGTGCTGACAAAGGCGGAGGTGAAGGAGTCATCAGCATAGCGGAACAGGAAGGACGTCTTCCCCACGCTGCTGTTCCCGATGATCAGGAGCTTAAACATGTAATCAAAGTTCTGGTCCGCAGCGTCTTTCTGAGGTTGGCGGGTGTCATTGGCGGATGCCATCTGTCGTGCGAGAAGAATTATTGTGTTATCCCAATGGCCGGAGAGTTCTGTAGGTTATCAATGAAAACTCCGCTCTGCGCTAATGATGTGTCGGCCCCTTTACCTTAAAGAAGAGTCTCAAAGGGCATCTGTAGGACAGGCCAGTCTCATGGCATAAGGTCTGTGCAGAGATCGCACCATGGGGACCGCCATTGTTTATCACCTATGAGGAGGAGGCCACGTACATACATGCAGTCCATCCCTATCCAAATGATGGGGGGCAaatatccggcccctcgcccccggtgtataatatctggccTTTTGTCCAAGTGTATAACATCCGGGCCCTCTCCCCGCTGTATAACATCTGGGCCCTCACCCCCGCTGTCTAACATAGGGCCCCTCACCCCCTGTTGTACCCCCGCTGTATAACATTGGGCCCCTCAACCCCgctgtataatatccggcccctcaccccggtgtataacatctggcccctcattcccagtgtataacatccggcccctcgcccccgctgtataacatccggcccctcgccccctggcgtataacatccggcccctcattcccggtgtataacatccggccccttgcccctggcgtataacatccggcccctcgcccctgctgtataatatccggcccctcgcccccggtgtataacatccagcccctcacccccagtgtataacatctggcccctggtgtataacatctggcccctcgcccctggtgtataacatctggcccctcgcccccggtgtataacctctgaCCCTCGCCCcaggtgtataaaatccagccTTTTGTCCAAGTGTATAACATCTGGGCCCTCTCCCCCGCTGTATAACATCTGGGCcctcacccccgatgtataacataggGCCCCTCACCCCCCGTTGTACCCCCGCTGTATAACATCGGGCCCCTCaaacccggtgtataacatctggcccctcgcccacggtgtataacatccggcctttTGTCCAAGTGTATAACATCTGGGCCCTCACCCCCGCTGTATAACATCGGGCCCCTCACCCCCCATTGTACCCCCGCTGTATAACATCGGGCCCCtcacccccaatgtataacatAGGGCCCCTCACCCCCCGTTGTACCCCCGCTGTATAACATCGGGCCCCTTGCCCCcgctgtataacatctggcccctcacccccgctGTATAACATATGGCCCCTCgttcccggtgtataacatccggcccctcgcccccagcgtataacatctgacccctcgcccccgctgtataacatctggcccctcgcccccggtgtataacatccggcccccagtgtataacatccggcccctcgcccccgctgtataacatctggcccctcgttcccggtgtataacatccggccccagggtataacatccggcccctcacccccggtgtataacatctggcccctcgcccccggtgtataacatccggcctctcgcccctggtgtataacatccggcccctcgctcccGGTGTATAAAATCCGGCCTCTCCCCccctccagtgtataacctccgaccCCCTGCCATGTCATTTGCCTTTATTAACATGTAACACAACGGCCAGTGGTGCAGAGCACACTGATACCAGTCCGGTCCTGTAATAGAGGCCACCGGGGGaacaagtccgttcatgacatttcttcctcctaaatcttccctcatcacctgtgagtgatattactaAGAAGTGAATGCagtcttacatcaccaagcacaatgccgagctttGGATGGAGTGGTATAAAGCCACCAATGgaatctggaggagacgtgttctgtgcagtgatggatcacacctCTCTATAtggcgtctgatggaggagtctgggtttggtgatttcaGGAGAACGTTACCCTGACTGCATTGTGTccgctgtacagatggtggaggaagaTAACGCTCTGGGCTGCTATCAGGGGCGGCCTCGGACCCTTAGCTCcactgaagggaaatcttaatgaatcaggacaagacattgtggacaattgtagcctcCATCTTTGTGGGAAGAGTTTGGtgaagacccttttctgttccccatgactgcgcccagtgcacaaggtccatacagacatggaggggggagaacatgagcggccggacAGACCTCAGCCCCATCTAACGACTACACCGGAGACTGTGAGCCCGGCCTCCCCCAacgtcagggtctgacctcacaaatgctccaaTATTCCCACAGACGCCTCCAATATTtttgtagaaatccttcccagaagagcgggagCCGTTATATCTGCCGGGGGCCGACACCATATCAATGTCTATGGATGTAAGAAGGGAGGTCAGAAAAGCTCCTAGAGGTTTAGTGTGTACGCGCCCCAATACCTTTCTCCATATAATGTACCTGAGCTGTTTGCTAACATGAGCCACGAGTCCGGTCCACCAGCTCTGCCCTGTAAGCGATGAGTCCGGGCTCCAAAACTAATTTACTCTCCTTTCTTGAAGTTCCACTGACTACAACCCGGTAGTGATTATAGACGTGCcgccatatacagttgtgctcaaaagtttacataccccggcagaatttttgctttcttggccttttttcagagaatatgaatgataacaccaaaactttttctccactcatggttagtggttgggtgaagccatttattgtcaaactactgtgttttctctttttaaatcataatgacaactcaaaacatccaaatgaccctgataagttcacataccttggtgattttggcctggtaacatgcacagaagttgacacaaattggtgtgaatggctactaaaggtaacatcctcacctgtgacctgtttgcttgtaatcagtgtgtgtgcacataaaagctgagtgagtttctgggatccagacagactcttgcatccttcatccagccactgacgtttctggattgtgagtcatggggaaagcaaaagaattgtcaatggatccacgggaaaaggtagttgaactgtataaaacaggaaagggatacaaaatcatatccaaggaattgataatgccagtcagcagcgttcacactgtcattaacaaatggaaaatcaggggctctgtaaaaacaaaaccacggtcaggtagaccaacataaATGTTGTCCACAAATGCCAGGAAAATAGTTTGGGATacaaagaaaaccccacaaataacatcagctgaaacacttggactctctgaaaactagcggtgtggctgtttcaagatgcaccatATCGAGGCACATGAAGAAAAATGGGCAgcatggtcaagtcaccagaagaaagccattactgcgcaaatgccacaaagtatctctacaatacgcaaaacagcacagagacaagcctcaaaacttctagaacaaggtaatttggagtgatgagaccaaaactgaactttttggccacaaccataaacgttacatgtggagagaggtcaacaaggcctatgatgaaaggaacacgatTCCTACTGaacagcacggaggtggatcgctgatgttttggggatgtgtgagctacaaaggcacaggaaacttggtcaaagttgaaggaaagatgaatgcagcacgttataagcaaatactggaggaaaatttgcactcatcagcccagaagctgcgcaagggacgtacttggacgttccaacaagacaacgatccaATACACAagtccaagtcgacctgtcattggctacagcagaacaaagtgaaggttctggagtggccatctcagtctcctgacatcaatatcattgagccactctggggagatctcaagtgcgcagttcatgctagacagcccagttcCTGTAAGAACTGGAGGctctttgccaagaagagtgggcagctttaccatctgagaaaataaagaacctcatgcacaactaccacaaaagacttcaagctgtcattgatgttagagggggcaatacacggtattaagaaatgggggatgtgaacttgtgatcagggtcatttggatgttttgggttgtcattatgatttacaaagagaaaacacagtagtttgacaataaatggcttcacccaaccactaaccatgactggagaaaaagttt
Encoded here:
- the RAB3D gene encoding ras-related protein Rab-3D, with the protein product MASANDTRQPQKDAADQNFDYMFKLLIIGNSSVGKTSFLFRYADDSFTSAFVSTVGIDFKVKTVYRNEKRVKLQIWDTAGQERYRTITTAYYRGAMGFLLMYDISNMDSFNAVQDWATQIKTYSWDNAQVLLVGNKCDLEDDRVIPAEDGRRLAEELGFEFFEASAKENINVKQVFERLVDVICEKMNESLENGPVPSGGAAQLNDAAPKEQNNCSC